The nucleotide window CTCGCGCGTCATGAAGTGATCGAGTTTTTCATTGTGTCGCTGATAAAAATCGATGTCGCGGCGGGCCATGAACTCCTGCTCGGGGAGTATCCAGCCACGTGAGGATTTGATCTTCTTGATTAACGCATCGGCCTCAGAGTTCATTGTAGTCTCCGTTTAAAATATTTCGTTGATTTGTCTGTGGAGCGCCGATTATTCGGGCAGCGCCTCGGCGTCGATTAGGATGAATGCGATACGGCACGGTGCATCGCTCCGGTTGGACCAGGCGTGGTTCGTCCCTCGCTGGATGAGTACATCGCCGGGGCCCATCTTCGTCTCGCCGACATCCATCATGGCATAGACCTCACCCTCCAGGATGATGGCGTAATCGACGGTTCGCGTTTTATGAAAGCCGGGATGGCGACTTGCGGCCCCTGCCGCGTATGCATCGCTCCCGCCGTACTGGGAAGTGGTGTTGTTTTTGTCCACCCCGTCCCCAAAGCGCACCGAGTCGGGCGGCATGTCGATAATTCGAAAAACATTTCCCGTATCGGGGGGCGCAAGACTAAGTGGCCTGTCAGCAGCGTCGGCGTTTCCCTCGTTCGAGGTGGGAGCGCCGTCCGTCGCCCAAAGCTCATGCCAGATGAAGCCGGAGATGCCCTTGATTTCCACGTCATTCGGATTTTCCTGGTCTTCAAGTATTACCGACTCGCCCTCCTCGTTATGCCCTGTGAGTATTCTTCGCACCGGTTTGCTCATTATGCGGCTCCTTATGTTTTTAGAAATATTAAAATATTTGGCGCATAGATTTTGGGTTCAGATGTTAGAGCTTTTTCCCGACCACGATGGCGTCCCATCTAAGAAGGGAGAGATCGTCTCCCTCGCCCTCGGGCAGCAGCCAACTCTCCCCGCCCTCGTCGCGCAGGCGCTCCACCCCCTCGCGGACTTCTCGTATGGTTGCCTCGCCG belongs to Nitrospinaceae bacterium and includes:
- a CDS encoding cupin domain-containing protein; this translates as MSKPVRRILTGHNEEGESVILEDQENPNDVEIKGISGFIWHELWATDGAPTSNEGNADAADRPLSLAPPDTGNVFRIIDMPPDSVRFGDGVDKNNTTSQYGGSDAYAAGAASRHPGFHKTRTVDYAIILEGEVYAMMDVGETKMGPGDVLIQRGTNHAWSNRSDAPCRIAFILIDAEALPE